ggggggggggcgggggggggagcctTCGGCTGCCTGAGCCGCAGAGACTCCTTCTCGAAGAACGCCGGCGGGCagcggggaggcggcggccgccgcgaaggggggctgccgccgcccgcgggcgggTGCCTCTTTTCGCCGTCCGCTGTGACCGCCCTCGTCCCTACGGGGgccccgcgacgccggcgccagagacggcgggagggcttccgcggctcgcggtcgcggtcgctctcgccgtctctggcgccggcgtcgcggggcCCCCGTAGGGAcgagggcggggaggcggagcagcggccgctgcgcgacgccgacctGGAGAAGCCAGCGGGCGGCCCGCGCAGATTCAACTCCGACCTCGACAAGaacggcgcgtcgcccgtcgccgccgccgccgtggcgcgcGATCTCGCAGACGGCCGCCGGCCGTCGCTCGATGACAGACGAAGCTCCCTCAGCCCGGACGGCTACCTCCCCCCGtacagcgaagacgcgccgctgggggcgtcgcgcgagcgcggctttTACCTCGGCGCGGACGGCCGAGGCGGGGGCGCTGCAGGctcgcgcctcagcagcagcagcagctcgggGGTCGGCTCCAGGGACAGGGGCGAGCGGGCTGGCGCCTACGGGTATCCGccgttctcctcttcgtcctcttcctcctctttcgtTGGGCCTCGCGCTGaagagcgcggccgccgccgcggccgcctgccggAGGAAgatgcgccgctgccgtcgacgTCCTTCTCccccggcgctgcgcctctgcacagTGTGGGgtcgggcgcaggcggctcgaCTCGGACGGGGGGctcggggcgcggcggcggcggcgcggccttttcgtcggcgcggcctctttcGGCTTCGCCCCCGCCGGACGGGCCTCTGTacccgccgcggccctcgACGCTTCCGCGGatccttccgccgccgtttTCGCCTTCGTTTTCCCCCGggaagagccgcgcagccgccgtccCCCCGTTTCCTTCgtccgtctcctcgcggccgctgctctCGCCGCCAGGCAGCTTCCCCACGTCGCtgtcctcgccgctgctcccgACGCCCGACACGCGCGGCCCCGTGTTCGgatcttccttctcgccgcccttctcgTCGCCGGCTTTCCCTCCCGCCCCGGGCTCGCGCCTCTACCCGCCCGTCGAgggacgccgaggcgacgagggcgacgaagaccttcccccgctgcacgcggcacaccgacgcaggcgcctgccgtcgcccgcctatgggcacgcagacggagtgtgcggaggcgacgaggccgagggGCGGGagcgtcgcccgcgacgcctctcgccctctgcctcgccgtctcccgcAGCGGGCGTCTTTCTGCCGACGTCCGCGTTCGCCGTTGGGGGGCGTAGAAAGGCGACCTTCGACAgatgcggaggaggaggaggcagacgcggactggaggcggaggaaggtaagcgagctgcgcagccagACGTAGAGGGAGACTGCAGCGGGTTCACCAATACAGATCTGCTTTTCGCACGGGTGACGTCTTCTcgcgggccgccgcgcgtggagAGCTGCGTCGAGCTCGTCACACGGTCAGtcagaggccggcgacgacTGCGTTTCCAGTGAGGCAGCAACGGCTTCCCGTGCTCGCAGACGGTCACGTGGTGAGAGTCGATATGCCACACCGGCTggcgagaagccgcggcggacggcggcatGTGTGTCAGTTGCGCAGATCTTCTGTGGTGCATTCGCGTGGTGTTTTCTTTTGCTTTCTGCGTGCCTGCagaccgcgagcgcgagagaggagcaGGCGGGCTGCACAGCAGGCACTCGCCGCTTCTCGATGACGAGCCGCTGCCCACCTCCGACCGCGCGAGGTCTCCTTCGTTATTCTCGTATTCCCGCgactcgccgcctccgctcttgGGAGccccggggggggggcgcctagccgccgaggagacgcgctgggcggcggaggggacgaagaggagaacggGAAAAAGatgcgcctcgccgacgacggccCTGCAGGGGAGGGCGGTGGACGCGCactcgagctccgcggcgccgcgcggcgggagaCTCACCATCGGGGCGGGAGAGCTGGCGACCCGCGCGACCGGGTGATGCGAAACCaagacgacgcaggccgAGGTGAGAGAGAACGATCCCCCAGCAGCGGTCGCGAAAagaggcggagccgcagcctcctcccctccgccggcgacgcagaagggcgagacggcaggcgtcgcctcttctctcccgcggaggcgagaggccaCGAGTTCTCCGCTCTGGGCGACGGGGTTGccgagagaggcacgcgagccgcgaggacTCGCGAGAAGACCGACCACCAGGCGGGCGCACGCCGTCGCAgactctcctcgctctcgctgctgtcgtCGCCCTACAACTCGCACAACCGGAGGGCcagaaagcgaggcgagcgcgaagacgcccgcgaggagTGGAGACGCGAGCAAGAAATAGGAAAACCGCCAGGGGGaagggaggagacagagcgaTCGACGCAGGCCTGGAGGCGCGCTTcgcactcgcgcgtctcctcgctgtcccCCGCGGCTCGCGACAGCTGCCAAAGAGAGGACGACCTGGAGGAACGAACtagcggcgagggagagggagaaagacACAACGGCACCGGCGAAGCAAGACGAAGGTCGGCTGACTCCGAGAGCGcaagaaagcagagaggagcggcgctccctcgaagcagaagaagttCGTCCTCTGTGCACCCGCGAGACAAGGAAGatgcgagaggagaagacggcgctTGGAGACCTCGaactgcgtctgcggcgcgtctcgcgggcgccaAGGAGCCTCACcggggcgagagagacgacgacgatagagagggagagaacaGGTCCCCGCTGAGCGACAGAAAGACTGACGAAAAACCGAGGCAGAAACTCGATGAAGAGGCGAGGGAAACACCGCTACCTGGAGATCCGTTCGCtcgacgcgggagagagaagcgaggagaagctcgagagagacgaagagacagcgccgaggcggccgcggcgcccgctgctctgcggaagcgagaaggagacgacagGGTGAgcaaggagaagagaggggcGCTGCTTTCCCGCtgctcgtcgtcttctctctcgtcttccagcgccgagggagagggtggcgccagaggaggagaggcgagaggcgtgcgcagcaaccgagagagagaaaacagaaaacgcagacgaggTGAAGACCTAGGCGGAGATAGAGACGAcggctcctcctcggcgtcgtctgcgcgcggcgacgagcgagtCTCTgtgcgaggaggacgcggcgctgcatccccaaagggagaagaaagggagCGGAGAagtggcgcagacgcgaaaagacggcgcgaggaagaccgCGCGTCACCGGAGGCCCGAAGAGATGCATCGAGGAAGCCGTACATGACAattcgccgcagcggcgacgcgcgcgatgAAGACAAACTGACTGGCAAAGTGAAGGCGCGCTTGGCGGGGGAAGGCGATAGTAAGGGCAACAAAGCGCTTGCGAGCGAGgaagggcggaggcgaagtcTCCTTGATCGTGAAAACGACGattcctcgcctgcgtcgctgccgctttccgcagctgaagagcgcgagcgcaggctgctgctccaggagcgccgacgcagcttgtttgagaagcagaaggaggagcgggcgcggctTCCCTCTTCGTCAGCATCTTCGCGGCTGCCATCGCttgagcggcgccgcggcttcgaggGTTTGGGCCtgaagcgacggcgcgacgcggaggaggcgtccggcgaaagagagagagaagacgagagaagagaaaggcgcggctcgctgcgctgccgctcgccctcgcccgcctcctccagctcgCGGCAGACGGGCGTCGATGGCTGCGCCTCGTATCGGCCTCCTGCAGGTGGGgtgcgggagagagagcggcgtgTGTCTGGCGGCAAGCGAGCCGAGGGCGCGACCTCCGCCTTGAGAGCTCCTCTGGATCGAGTGAGAGACGAAGATCGCTGCGacccgcggagaggcgaagagggcgacgaatTCCACTCGCCTCGTTCCGTCacggacggcgacgcgaagcagctgctggcgcggagaggccggTCGCCGagtccgctgctgcctcacCCCTCGCGGCTTTCACTTGCCTCTTTTCCACGCTTctctggcgccggcgcgtcctgCTTCGACAAGGAtcggggcgacgacgagttTGCCCAGAATgaacgcgagcgagagcggcggcgagactgcgaggacgccgcgaaggcgagcgagggacGTGGAGagcccttctcgccttcttaTGCGCCCTCGATGGTGCGGCAGCactcgcccgcgctcgcctacctgcgcgtctcctccccctcgcgcTTCCACGGCGATCATGACGAGCTGCCTCCccgaggcgacaggcgccggGGGGGGTCGGCGGGCTGCCCCgtgtcgccctcgtcgttttcgatctccttcgcgcgcgggcgcggcttcagagacgcggagggctgcggcggcgatggCGACGCGGACCGCGGCATCGGgcacgcgtcgccgtcggcgcgatGCGCTGACcacggcgagcgagacgcgcgaggcagaagcagcgaggaaggtcgagaggcgcaggcgcgggggaGCTGTCCGTCCTCGTCCCttgcgcgcacgcgcctctaCTCGCCGCGAGAGGGTCGTctgggcggaggaggaggaggacatCGGGGGCAATCCTTggagcgccgagagagcggcttgcgcgacgacgagttcctgcgaggcgacgggaaggcggccgccgcgtacGACGAGTTCGTGGGCGGCAGGACggtctcggcgtcgtcgctcccgcgcgaggacgcgtACGAGAGCTTCCctacgcaggcgcgccgctcgccaggGAGGAGGCCGCTGGGAGCGCGCTGGGGGCGGGACGACGactgcggcctcggcgaggaggaggacgacgtgcgaggccgctgccggcgcgaccgcgaagaccgaagagacgcgaacgagagagaagacggtGACGAGGAGAGGTTCAAGATGgctgagcgccgccggcgcttcaACGAGCTCAAgctctcctccctcgcgtcgtcctccttctccttcgcgtcctccggGCGTGGCCGCAGCaagtcgcccgccgcctcctcgcccgcggcggcgggaggcaaagctgccgccccgcgcgggttctcggcggcggcctccggcgacgatctccgcgcgtcgccgccgcgagcctccgcctcctcctcctctgcctccgcctcctcctcctctgcctcgcctcgcggagcgctcctccgccgaaGCTCCGACGAGGGCCTCTGTGGGGAGCTGCTGCCGGATGGCGtgccgaggcgcgagcgcgacttcagcgaggaggcgcggagggacctgcgagacgacgcgtgcgcgcccgccctctctcgtctgcgagagcgagagcgggACGCGCCTGTTGCAAAGCTCCCCTCCGGGGGCCGCTGGAACGCGGACGGCCTGGAGGctaggcgcgcgcggcgccgagcgaatGAGGAGGACTTCGccgagcgagacagagacgaaaaggaggccttcttcgcgaCGAGTCGGGGCGAAGACCGCGCCCGTGGAAGAGCCCTGCCTCCCGGCGAGCAAGGCCTCCTCGGCCCCCCCCTGCGTTTGTCGCTCCCCACGGCGCGTTCGCCAAAGGAGGGCGAACGGGGCGAGCGGGAAAAGACAGCGATggtgagaagagaaaagaacaGCGGATGTGGCGCGCACTGGAGGTTTTTCTCTTGCAAGATCTCTCTGTGTTTTGCAGggtgtctcgcgcgtctgtcgccgtctgcggctcttctGCTGCGGAGCGTCGCCCCGCCGTTCcctcctgcccccccctctcACCCCTGCATGCTGTCCCatcgcgctcgctgcaggttttctccgtcttcttTTCTGGGTGGTCTCGTGACTGCGTGTGGAGCCTCAGCCTTAAACCCGCTCGCGCGGGGCGACTGGCTCCCTGTgtgacgcgccgccgcgcgagccggtTCGTCCACGCGTGACACTCTCTTCTCCCCTTCCACGTGTTTGCTATTTCTTGGGCGCGCTCTCGGTTTTCGTCTTTCCTTAGGGCTGCCTGTCTGTGTCGAGCGCGTTGCTCGAGTCTCATCAGCTGCGCGCGTTTTtgctttttcttttcagcgCCCGTCTTCCTGCCCGTCCCCAGCGCACcgcttccgccttcttcgcgccctccgccgtcctccttctcttcgttctcttccttctcgtcgtccttcgcgtctcccgcatccgcgccgccgctgctgccgcggccgccctcgccgctgcgggcgggGTCGGGGCGCGAGGGCTTGTCagaggccttcgcgccgccagaCCACCCTTTGGGCGCGAAgggctctgcggcggtggATCGCCTCAGTCTGTCCCCCTCTGCGGGGCTGCAGCCCCCGCGGGCTTTCTCGCCCGCGGGCCCGTCCCCGCGCTCGCATCCGGCCTCTTCCTTCCACGCGCCG
The Besnoitia besnoiti strain Bb-Ger1 chromosome VIII, whole genome shotgun sequence genome window above contains:
- a CDS encoding hypothetical protein (encoded by transcript BESB_084660) → MCLQAKKSSCAMASESRFSSRGSSPPRRSLSARASRPLSLSPPRDSGRSSSYGYSSLAAGSGSFSAPPPPGYSRFEAPPAAASASLYPPPFPSAAYHVAEDDGAPERGGKRPCVLTAHHKYPLLPSSTHPGPRPLPGYGRAAANADVFASSPPYPPGPYSSFAGFPQARRAGGSCTLKPSPSFLTETAMERDDARPEDAHWAASGSRERREREKSRSRSVSNISSRSACSLSPPRQKSFSSSPLSLHLGAAARMRDDRVCGERDTGFDARRGDRERLSALSSVARGERKQEAAEGREDGKENSGRHVAEGDERHPVVEKAGRAAASGRGPVGGSEGALDLSPADKRAEEKAGRQTGGASASSAAGKNARAALSPARARNVGDASDGTRGGDRSGGAAGHDSHETEDAGASASLRTLPPTPTEGKRTPRRSLSPASRASSTSFLSDCEPGGGRAEEGPRGAEREGRDPGGGAGGGAFGCLSRRDSFSKNAGGQRGGGGRREGGLPPPAGGCLFSPSAVTALVPTGAPRRRRQRRREGFRGSRSRSLSPSLAPASRGPRRDEGGEAEQRPLRDADLEKPAGGPRRFNSDLDKNGASPVAAAAVARDLADGRRPSLDDRRSSLSPDGYLPPYSEDAPLGASRERGFYLGADGRGGGAAGSRLSSSSSSGVGSRDRGERAGAYGYPPFSSSSSSSSFVGPRAEERGRRRGRLPEEDAPLPSTSFSPGAAPLHSVGSGAGGSTRTGGSGRGGGGAAFSSARPLSASPPPDGPLYPPRPSTLPRILPPPFSPSFSPGKSRAAAVPPFPSSVSSRPLLSPPGSFPTSLSSPLLPTPDTRGPVFGSSFSPPFSSPAFPPAPGSRLYPPVEGRRGDEGDEDLPPLHAAHRRRRLPSPAYGHADGVCGGDEAEGRERRPRRLSPSASPSPAAGVFLPTSAFAVGGRRKATFDRCGGGGGRRGLEAEEGKRAAQPDVEGDCSGFTNTDLLFARVTSSRGPPRVESCVELVTRPGGGAPSRRGDALGGGGDEEENGKKMRLADDGPAGEGGGRALELRGAARRETHHRGGRAGDPRDRVMRNQDDAGRGERERSPSSGREKRRSRSLLPSAGDAEGRDGRRRLFSPAEARGHEFSALGDGVAERGTRAARTREKTDHQAGARRRRLSSLSLLSSPYNSHNRRARKRGEREDAREEWRREQEIGKPPGGREETERSTQAWRRASHSRVSSLSPAARDSCQREDDLEERTSGEGEGERHNGTGEARRRSADSESARKQRGAALPRSRRSSSSVHPRDKEDARGEDGAWRPRTASAARLAGAKEPHRGERDDDDREGENRSPLSDRKTDEKPRQKLDEEARETPLPGDPFARRGREKRGEARERRRDSAEAAAAPAALRKREGDDRVSKEKRGALLSRCSSSSLSSSSAEGEGGARGGEARGVRSNRERENRKRRRGEDLGGDRDDGSSSASSARGDERVSVRGGRGAASPKGEERERRSGADAKRRREEDRASPEARRDASRKPYMTIRRSGDARDEDKLTGKVKARLAGEGDSKGNKALASEEGRRRSLLDRENDDSSPASLPLSAAEERERRLLLQERRRSLFEKQKEERARLPSSSASSRLPSLERRRGFEGLGLKRRRDAEEASGEREREDERRERRGSLRCRSPSPASSSSRQTGVDGCASYRPPAGGVRERERRVSGGKRAEGATSALRAPLDRVRDEDRCDPRRGEEGDEFHSPRSVTDGDAKQLLARRGRSPSPLLPHPSRLSLASFPRFSGAGASCFDKDRGDDEFAQNERERERRRDCEDAAKASEGRGEPFSPSYAPSMVRQHSPALAYLRVSSPSRFHGDHDELPPRGDRRRGGSAGCPVSPSSFSISFARGRGFRDAEGCGGDGDADRGIGHASPSARCADHGERDARGRSSEEGREAQARGSCPSSSLARTRLYSPREGRLGGGGGGHRGQSLERRESGLRDDEFLRGDGKAAAAYDEFVGGRTVSASSLPREDAYESFPTQARRSPGRRPLGARWGRDDDCGLGEEEDDVRGRCRRDREDRRDANEREDGDEERFKMAERRRRFNELKLSSLASSSFSFASSGRGRSKSPAASSPAAAGGKAAAPRGFSAAASGDDLRASPPRASASSSSASASSSSASPRGALLRRSSDEGLCGELLPDGVPRRERDFSEEARRDLRDDACAPALSRLRERERDAPVAKLPSGGRWNADGLEARRARRRANEEDFAERDRDEKEAFFATSRGEDRARGRALPPGEQGLLGPPLRLSLPTARSPKEGERGEREKTAMGVSRVCRRLRLFCCGASPRRSLLPPPLTPACCPIALAAAPVFLPVPSAPLPPSSRPPPSSFSSFSSFSSSFASPASAPPLLPRPPSPLRAGSGREGLSEAFAPPDHPLGAKGSAAVDRLSLSPSAGLQPPRAFSPAGPSPRSHPASSFHAPGAFAGASSLQGSALPGAAAAAAVPPRILQRELSEEEKERASRARAPIALDVPLAALWGGATGKPCFALPPVPESGAVEHANFLRLIRSRREANQRWKVSMREVRQREFFQGVAALEQIERINAELHWLGLAAQAIGAAVVGARSSPTSAPAPEGAPPSTARPPASPRSASFGALFFPSQAAAASSLVSPAAAAAAKNESEKTHEAKQEEGGNAARSEGNDSRETAEAQAKKANHEEEAQSDLKPERTL